In Pleomorphomonas sp. T1.2MG-36, the genomic stretch ATGACGCGCTCGAGTGGCGGGCGGACGAGATCGATGGACAACAGCCCGTTTCGGAGATCGGCACCGAGGATCTCTATGCCTTCGGCAAGCACGAAGGTGCGCTGGAATTGCCGCGCTGCGATACCCCGGTGGAGATAGAGGCGCGATTTGTCGTCCGCCTGTCGCCCGCGAATGACCAGTTGGTTTTCCTCGACCGAAACGTCGAGTTGCTCGCGCGTGAAGCCGGCGACCGCCAGCGTGATGCGCAACACGTCGCCTTCGGGACCGTCGCGTTCGATACGTTCGATGTTGTACGGAGGATAACCGTCGTTCGCGGCCTTCGACACGCGGTCGAGCGCACGCTCGATCTCATCGAAGCCCAGAAGAAACGGGCTCGAGAAGCCTGCCAATCTCGTCATCTTTCAAAGTCCTCGCAAGGAAGCGACCTTGACCGAGCCCCTGAGGCACCCGGTGATCAGCGCTCTATATGGCCTTGCCGTCCCTGACGTTCAAGACCGTCCGCCGTCATCGAGGCGGAAGCGTGCCTCGCGGCCGAGCTGGGCGGCGAGCGGATGGGCAACCGTCCCGAGCCGCCTGTCGAGGTCGTTCGCCGCGGCGTCGTCGAGCCGGGCGAGCTGATGGACGAAGTAGACGCCCTCTCGGTTGAGCCGGGCAGCGAGCGCGGGCGTAAGTCCGGACAGTGTCAGAAGATCCTCGACCTTGCCGAGGTGCGGTCGCGCAGGTGGGCTGGCATGGCTGGCTATGAAATCGGCCACGCGCGGGAAAACCGATGCGCGCCATCGAGCTCCACTGAAGAGGGCAAAGCGGCCGGCCCCACCTTCGGTATGGCGGCATCCATCCTGCGGCGCGCTGGTCATCCGGTGGGCCGCATGGGTCTGGCCACCGCCGCCGAAGGCGTCGCACTCCGCTTCCACCGTCATCAAGGGCGTCGTGGCAAGGAGGGGCGAGGCGTTTGACCGGAATGCCCTGCCGAGATCCGGCGCAAATGGCCGGTCGATCAGCACCGCCTCGATCCACTGCAGAACGAGTTCGGCGGGGACGTCCATGACCGCCAGGAACTCCTCGAAGAAGCCGCGATGGCCGTCGGCACCGTCGCCGTCGCCTCGGACAAGCTCCAGGAACAGTTCCTTGTGGTCGACCGAGGATCGATCGAGGCTGCGCGTCAGGAAACCAGTGAGAGCAAAAAAACCAGGAAACACTTCACGGTAGGCGCCTTCGAAGGGCGGCGGAACCGGCGCGATCGCGGCCCGCATGAACCAGTCCAGCCCGCGCGCGGTCGCCTCGGCGGCAAGTCCGGCAGGATCTGTGTGGCAGTCGACGGGGCCGCCGATCAGCGTCAATGACGCCAGGGGGCGATTGCGCTTTCCCAGCAGGGTCGCGGCCGCGATGCCGATGACGCCCGCTTCCGTGACCGCGACAACATGCACGGGGGTGCCGATCTGCGAGACCATCTCGATGACGGCCTCCGCCGCCTCGCCGAACCCGAAGGCGCCTGATGAGAGCGGCACGCGTCGGGCATCCTCCCAGCCGGCGACGTGCACCGCATGGCCGGGCAGAAAGGCCGCCACCGTGTCGCGGACCAGAGTCGGGCAGTGTCCGGCATACGGGGGCAGTACCAGCACGCCAGGAGCGGCAATGTCGGGGTCCGGGGCCAGCCGATCGAAGGAGATGAGCTTCCAGAAGGGGGTCGTCCGCGCTACCCGCTCGACGATGGGGCTGCGCACTCCGGAAATGAAGGCGGTACCGAGATTGAACGTTGGCAGGCAGTAACGGCGCGCAACGCGGGCATATAGGTTTGCCGACAGGCCGGAAGCCTCCGGTGGCCGGCGATGGGCTGGCAGCGGCGGTCTGGTCGCCTCGGGCCCGAAATAGCTGTGATAATACGGCACGCCGTCCTCCAGGCGATTGTGACCGCCCCTTCCAAGTGTCCTCGCCGCCTCGTTGTCGGTAAAGAAAAGGATAGCGCTCGCGTCCGTCGCGGCAAGCGGCCGCACCCCCGCTCTTAGTCGCGAAGAGGCTGCCAAGGAGGCCTTTCCGGCATAGACTTCAGTCTGTCCGCCCTTCGAGTGAGCCCTCAGAAGGCGCCCATGTCGGGGAGTTGCGGATCGATCAGTTGCTGGATGCGCCGCGCCGCCACCTGGGCGAAGCGCAGGGTCATGGCCCGCCGCGTCGCGCCGGCGAGCCGGTGGCTGGGTGCTTCCCGAAGGATCGCTCCACCGTAACCATCGGCGACGATCAGGCCCGCATCCTCTGGAAATATATCGGCGGGCACACCGGCGTGGGTGGCAAAGAACAGTTGGTCGCAGTGAAGCCGATAGTCCGGCCATTTGCGATCGGCGCGGAAATCCTCCACCGACGATTTGATCTCGACGATGAAGATGTCGCCATTGCCGCCGAGGGCAGCCACGTCGGCCCGCCGTCCCGATGCGAGCGGCAGCTCGTAGAGAACCGAAAACCCGTGCCCCGCCAACAGCCGCCCAACCCCGCGCTGCACGAGGCGAGCGGCTTCCGATTGCCGGCCATCGTTGACGAAGCTTTCGATCGGGGAAGAAAACGCGGCAGTCGGCACGGGCATCATCAGGTCTCCGCCGACATTGTTCATGATTTGTTTCTGAAAATCAACCGGCACGAACGCATCGATCGCGTCATGCGAAGTGCTCCCGAGGCCACCGCTGAAAAGGGGCCTCGGTCGCATTGAAAATGGTCGGTGGGATCGATTCCGTGGCGCGGCCTCAGGCGGCGTCGGAACGGACGTTTTCGGTGAGAAGCGTATACATTGCCGCGGCATCGTCGGCGGCGCGAAGCTTCGCGGCCGTTTCATCGTCGCGCAGGACGCGGGCTATGCGGGCCAATGCCTTCAGGTGATCGGCACCGGCGCTTTCCGGCGCAAGCAGCAGGAACACCACGTCGACCGGCTCGCCGTCGAGTGAATCGAAATCGATCGGCCTGTCGAGGAGCGCGAAGACGCCCACCAGCCGTTCAAGACCGGCCAGCTTGCCGTGAGGGATGGCAACGCCGTGCCCCACGCCGGTCGAGCCAAGCTTCTCGCGCTGCATCAGTGTCTCGAAGATGTCGCGCTCGTCTCGCCCGGTGAGAGCGGCAGCCTTGGCGGCCATCTCCTGAAGCGCCTGCTTCTTGTTGGCGGTCTTGAGCCGCGGCAGGATTGCGTCGATCACAAGGAGGTCGCTCAGATCCATCGTCTTGTTCCAAGTTTGTCGGAGGGCCGGGTTACCCCGGCCCTCGCCTTCATATAGGTCCGAACCGAGAAAGGACAGATGGGATGAGCCCCGTCAGCCGGCGATTTCGTTCAGCGCGGGATCCACCCAGCCGATGTTTCCGTCGTTGCGGCGGTAGACGACGTTGACGCCGCCGTTGCCGGCATTGCGGAAGATCACCAGCGGCGCGCCGGTGAAATCGAGTTCGCTGACTGCCGACCCGACGCTCATGGTGCGGATTTTCTGAGTGGTTTCCGCCACGACCGTCGGCGCGAAGTCCTCGCCGAGTTCCTCGTCGTCGAATGCGGCGAACACCGTGGCCTGGGCATCGAGGTCGCCCCAGGACCGCCCGCCCGGCGTCTGATCGCCGGCCGCCGACTCGCCGCCCTTGAAGTTCTTCAGCTTGCGCTTGTGGCGCCGCATCCGCTTGCCGATTCGCTCCACTGCCTTCTCGGCCGCCGGATAGACCTCGAAATCCTCGCCTCGCGATTGCAGCGTCGTGCCGGAGGCGAGCTGGATCGAGCAGTCGACAATGTAGGCCTTACCCTCCTTTTGCACCACGACATGGCCCGTAAACGGCTCGTCGTAATATTTGCCGAGCTCCTCGGCGGTGCGTGTGGTGATGTGCTCGCGAAGCGCCTGGCCGATGTCGACGTTCTTTCCGGTAATGCGAAGCGGCATCAGAGTCCTCGTTTCTCGCGCCTTTATGAACCGACCTGTCGCTGGAGATATTTTGTCCAGCACCTGGGTCTCCGGCCTCCCGCGCTTGGCGGATCGTGGCCGGCGCCGACGAGCGGGGGCGCGGCTTTCCGTCTCGTCGGTGGGTGGTGTTGCCGCTTTCCCCCTCTGCTCCGCAGCCATCGGCTGGGGCGGGCGCCGATCGGGGGTGGAAGCGGAAAAGCCGAAGAGCCTCCCTGAGTTGGCGTTGCCGGGCGACGCGCCCGCATATCTCAGATGTGGCGTCGGCCGGAGGCGATATCAATCAGCCTTCCGGATGACCTCCGATTTCCGAAAGGTTACCGCGATTCTACGCCCCGGCAAGCTGCTTCAGGCGCCGGCGCTGCACGGAGGAGGGAATGCGTAACGCTTCCCGATACTTGGCGACCGTGCGGCGGGCGATGTCGATGCCGTCGTCGCGCAGCATCTTGACGAGCGTGTCGTCGGAAAGCACGTCGTCGGCGGTTTCGGCGTCGATCAATTGCCGGATGCGATGGCGCACGGCTTCGGCAGAGTGGGCGTCCCCCCCCTCGGAAGAGGCGATCGAGGAGGTGAAGAAGTATTTGAGTTCGAAGATGCCCCGCGTCGTCGCCATGTATTTGTTCGAGGTGACGCGCGACACGGTCGATTCGTGCATGCCGATCGCATCGGCGATCATCCTGAGGTTGAGCGGCCTCAGGTGGGCGACGCCATGGGTCAGGAAACCATCCTGCTGGCGGACGATCTCGGTCGACACCTTCAGGATGGTCTTGGCACGCTGGTCCAGGCTCTTCGTCAGCCAGTTGGCCGACTGAAAACACTCGCCGAGATAGGTCTTCTCCTCCTCGCGGACCGTTTTCGACACCTCGGCATAATAGGTCTGGTTGACCAGAACCTTCGGAAGCGTGTCCGTGTTGAGCTCCACCGTCCAGCCGCCGTCGGATGCCGGTTGCACCATCACGTCGGGCACCACCGTCTGCACCTGCGTTGATCCGAAGGCATGGCCCGGCTTGGGGTCGAGTGCCAGGATTTCCTTGATCATGTCGCCAAGGTCGTCGTCGTCCACTCCGCAAAGGCGCCGGAGCGCGGCGAGATCGCGCCGGGCAAGCAGGTCGAGATGGGCGACGAGCGTCTGCATCGCCGGATCGAGGCGATCCTTTTCGGCAAGCTGCAACGCCAGGCATTCGGCGAGATTGCGGGCGCAGATGCCGGTCGGCTCGAAGGTGTGGAGCACGGCAACCACCTTCTCGACGTCGGAAAGCGAAGCGCCCAGCCGTTCGGCGGTCGCGGCAAGATCGGCCCTAAGGTAACCGGCCTCGTCCACCTGGTCGATAAGGTCGTGACCGATGAGCCGCAACGCCGGATCCGTGATCGCAACGGCCAATTGCTCTGCAAGGTGGTCGCCCAGGCCGATTTCGCCGGCGACGAAGCTTTCGAGACTGTAGTCCTCGCCCGTACCGCCACGCCCGACCGACGACCAGTCGCCACCGGCAAGCGCGCCGACGTCGAGAGGCTGGCGCTCGGGTTGCCCGGTATCGTCGGGGTAGACATTGCCGATATCGGTGTCGAGGACGTTGGCGACCCGCTCGGAGCTCGGAGCCCCCTCGGTCTCGAACCAGTCTGGCGCGTCGGCCTGCGCCGGCACGTCGGCGTCGGCCGGTTCGACGGCTGGCGCTTCCCCTTCGCCATCGTCGGCCCGTTCGAGGAGTGGATTGCGCTCGAGTTCCTGCTCGATATAGGTGACGAGGTCCATATTGGACAGTTGAAGCAGCTTGATGGCTTGCATCAGCTGCGGCGTCATCACCAGCGACTGGCTTTGTCTGAGTTCGAGCCGCGCCGACAGCGCCATCGAGCAACCCCCTCCATCCCGCGCCGAAGCGGAAGCCATGAAATCAACGAGGCGGCCGAAGGTGGTCCGCTTCTTGCTTCATAACCTAGCCAGGAGGCGGCTTCAAAGGGTAAATTGCTCGCCGAGGTAAACGCGACGTGCATCCGCGTCGGCAATGATGTCGTCGGGCGTGCCCTCCACCAGCAGCATGCCGGAATGCAGGATGTAGGCCCGGTCGATGAGGCCGAGCGTCTCGCGCACGTTGTGGTCGGTGATCAGGACGCCGATGCCGCGTCCGGTCAGATGGCGGACCAAGGCCTGGATATCCCCGACCGCGATCGGGTCGACGCCGGCGAACGGTTCGTCGAGCAGCATGAAGATCGGCCGGCTGGCCAGCGCCCGCGCAATTTCGGCGCGCCGCCGCTCGCCGCCGGAGAGGGCAATCGCCGGCTGGCGACGCAAGTGGGCAAGATGAAACTCGTCGAGCAGGGCATCGAGCTCCGCCTCGCGGGCGTCGCGGTTCGGTTCGACCAGTTCGAGCACGGCGCGGATGTTGTTCTCAACCGTGAGGCCCCGGAAGATGGAGGCTTCCTGTGGCAGGTAGCCGATGCCGAGCCGGGCGCGGCGGAACATCGGATAGCCGGTGATGTCATGGCCATCGAGGAAGATGCTGCCGCCATTGGCGGGGATCAACCCGGTGATCATGTAGAACAGCGTGGTCTTGCCGGCGCCGTTGGGACCGAGCAGGCCGACGGCCTCGCCGCGCCGAACCTGCATGGAAACGCCGCGCACCACCGGCCGCTGGCCGAAGGTCTTGACGAGGTTGAAGACGGCAAGGTCTGAGGTATCTGCCGCCTCGGGAGGCGGCGGGCTCTCGGGTTGTGCGAAGCGCTTCAGCAAGGCTCTGGTATCCGGCGGAAAAGGGGGCATCAGCCCTTGGCGTCGAGCGATTTCGGAGCGATCAGCATCTGGACCCGGCCGCCCAGCATCTTGGCCTGGCTGGTGTTGATGTCGATCAGCAGTTTCGACCCGCGGATGACATTGTCGCCCTGGGTCAACACGACATTGCCGGTGAGCACGATCGTATTGGCGGCGGTGTCGAACGTCGCGGCGTCGCCGCTTGCCGTCTGGTTGGCCGAGGTCACCAGCACGCTGCCCGTCGCCTCGAGGCGGCTGA encodes the following:
- the lptB gene encoding LPS export ABC transporter ATP-binding protein — its product is MPPFPPDTRALLKRFAQPESPPPPEAADTSDLAVFNLVKTFGQRPVVRGVSMQVRRGEAVGLLGPNGAGKTTLFYMITGLIPANGGSIFLDGHDITGYPMFRRARLGIGYLPQEASIFRGLTVENNIRAVLELVEPNRDAREAELDALLDEFHLAHLRRQPAIALSGGERRRAEIARALASRPIFMLLDEPFAGVDPIAVGDIQALVRHLTGRGIGVLITDHNVRETLGLIDRAYILHSGMLLVEGTPDDIIADADARRVYLGEQFTL
- the rpoN gene encoding RNA polymerase factor sigma-54 — its product is MALSARLELRQSQSLVMTPQLMQAIKLLQLSNMDLVTYIEQELERNPLLERADDGEGEAPAVEPADADVPAQADAPDWFETEGAPSSERVANVLDTDIGNVYPDDTGQPERQPLDVGALAGGDWSSVGRGGTGEDYSLESFVAGEIGLGDHLAEQLAVAITDPALRLIGHDLIDQVDEAGYLRADLAATAERLGASLSDVEKVVAVLHTFEPTGICARNLAECLALQLAEKDRLDPAMQTLVAHLDLLARRDLAALRRLCGVDDDDLGDMIKEILALDPKPGHAFGSTQVQTVVPDVMVQPASDGGWTVELNTDTLPKVLVNQTYYAEVSKTVREEEKTYLGECFQSANWLTKSLDQRAKTILKVSTEIVRQQDGFLTHGVAHLRPLNLRMIADAIGMHESTVSRVTSNKYMATTRGIFELKYFFTSSIASSEGGDAHSAEAVRHRIRQLIDAETADDVLSDDTLVKMLRDDGIDIARRTVAKYREALRIPSSVQRRRLKQLAGA
- the ptsN gene encoding PTS IIA-like nitrogen regulatory protein PtsN translates to MDLSDLLVIDAILPRLKTANKKQALQEMAAKAAALTGRDERDIFETLMQREKLGSTGVGHGVAIPHGKLAGLERLVGVFALLDRPIDFDSLDGEPVDVVFLLLAPESAGADHLKALARIARVLRDDETAAKLRAADDAAAMYTLLTENVRSDAA
- the hpf gene encoding ribosome hibernation-promoting factor, HPF/YfiA family, translated to MPLRITGKNVDIGQALREHITTRTAEELGKYYDEPFTGHVVVQKEGKAYIVDCSIQLASGTTLQSRGEDFEVYPAAEKAVERIGKRMRRHKRKLKNFKGGESAAGDQTPGGRSWGDLDAQATVFAAFDDEELGEDFAPTVVAETTQKIRTMSVGSAVSELDFTGAPLVIFRNAGNGGVNVVYRRNDGNIGWVDPALNEIAG
- a CDS encoding polyhydroxyalkanoate depolymerase, yielding MPYYHSYFGPEATRPPLPAHRRPPEASGLSANLYARVARRYCLPTFNLGTAFISGVRSPIVERVARTTPFWKLISFDRLAPDPDIAAPGVLVLPPYAGHCPTLVRDTVAAFLPGHAVHVAGWEDARRVPLSSGAFGFGEAAEAVIEMVSQIGTPVHVVAVTEAGVIGIAAATLLGKRNRPLASLTLIGGPVDCHTDPAGLAAEATARGLDWFMRAAIAPVPPPFEGAYREVFPGFFALTGFLTRSLDRSSVDHKELFLELVRGDGDGADGHRGFFEEFLAVMDVPAELVLQWIEAVLIDRPFAPDLGRAFRSNASPLLATTPLMTVEAECDAFGGGGQTHAAHRMTSAPQDGCRHTEGGAGRFALFSGARWRASVFPRVADFIASHASPPARPHLGKVEDLLTLSGLTPALAARLNREGVYFVHQLARLDDAAANDLDRRLGTVAHPLAAQLGREARFRLDDGGRS
- a CDS encoding MmcB family DNA repair protein, yielding MPVPTAAFSSPIESFVNDGRQSEAARLVQRGVGRLLAGHGFSVLYELPLASGRRADVAALGGNGDIFIVEIKSSVEDFRADRKWPDYRLHCDQLFFATHAGVPADIFPEDAGLIVADGYGGAILREAPSHRLAGATRRAMTLRFAQVAARRIQQLIDPQLPDMGAF
- a CDS encoding Hsp20 family protein, producing MTRLAGFSSPFLLGFDEIERALDRVSKAANDGYPPYNIERIERDGPEGDVLRITLAVAGFTREQLDVSVEENQLVIRGRQADDKSRLYLHRGIAARQFQRTFVLAEGIEILGADLRNGLLSIDLVRPPLERVIRRIEINAED